In Thermosynechococcus sichuanensis E542, a single genomic region encodes these proteins:
- the rplS gene encoding 50S ribosomal protein L19: protein MNAQDIIRSIEAEQMKTDLPVIHVGDRVRVGVKIQEGGKERVQPYEGDVIAMRGTGINRTITVRRVFQGVGVERVFLLHSPRIDSIKVIQRGKVRRAKLYYLRNLVGKASRIKARFDRPL, encoded by the coding sequence ATGAACGCCCAAGACATTATTCGCTCGATTGAAGCGGAGCAAATGAAGACTGACTTGCCCGTGATTCATGTGGGCGATCGCGTTCGGGTTGGAGTCAAAATTCAAGAAGGCGGTAAAGAGCGCGTCCAGCCCTATGAAGGGGACGTGATTGCCATGCGCGGTACGGGGATTAACCGCACAATCACGGTGCGTCGCGTTTTTCAGGGAGTGGGCGTTGAGCGTGTCTTTTTGCTACATTCGCCGCGAATTGATAGTATAAAAGTAATTCAGCGGGGTAAAGTCCGCCGTGCCAAACTCTACTACCTGCGCAACCTCGTGGGTAAAGCCTCGCGCATCAAAGCACGGTTCGATCGCCCTCTGTAA
- a CDS encoding nucleoside triphosphate pyrophosphatase, producing the protein MVPFILASASPARRQLLQQIGIEPIIQPSHFDESVIQATTPTELVRLLARCKAETVARSYSPPALILGCDSVLVLGGEIHGKPASPEVAIARWQQMRGQTGELLTGHALIDLAQGRTCVEVESTQVVFADISDAEIAAYVASGEPLACAGCFALDGQGGAFVEKIVGTPSNVIGLSLPLLRRMLLSLGYTLGDVQTKKLA; encoded by the coding sequence ATGGTGCCCTTTATCCTTGCCTCTGCCTCCCCTGCCCGCCGCCAATTACTGCAACAAATTGGTATTGAGCCAATCATTCAACCCAGTCACTTTGATGAATCAGTGATTCAGGCAACAACACCGACAGAACTGGTGCGCTTACTGGCACGGTGTAAAGCAGAGACGGTAGCTCGAAGCTACTCTCCCCCTGCCTTAATTTTGGGCTGTGATTCTGTCTTAGTTCTTGGCGGCGAAATTCACGGTAAGCCGGCCTCGCCAGAGGTGGCGATCGCCCGCTGGCAACAAATGCGCGGTCAAACGGGAGAATTGCTGACAGGCCACGCCTTGATTGATTTGGCACAGGGGCGTACCTGTGTTGAGGTGGAGTCCACCCAAGTCGTTTTTGCCGATATCAGTGATGCCGAAATTGCTGCCTATGTGGCCTCTGGTGAACCCCTTGCCTGTGCGGGTTGCTTTGCCCTCGATGGCCAAGGCGGTGCCTTTGTCGAGAAAATTGTTGGTACTCCTAGTAATGTCATTGGCTTGAGCTTGCCCCTACTGCGGCGGATGCTGCTGAGCTTGGGATACACCCTTGGCGATGTGCAAACCAAAAAATTGGCCTAG
- a CDS encoding AMP-binding protein, with translation MTSAAYTYTPPGGLPQDASLPDHFLPYKTLQSLPEMWPLLAQRHGDVVALDAPYEDPPTRITYSELYQRIQRFAAGLQALGVAAGDRVALFADNSPRWLIADQGSMMAGAINVVRSGTAEAQELLYILRDSGSTLLLIENLATLRKLQEGLADTQVATVVLLSAEPPELEHFPLRLLNFGQVFTEGQYGTVRAVAITPDDLATLMYTSGTTGQPKGVMVTHGGLLSQIVNLWAIVQPQVGDRILSILPIWHAYERVAEYFLFACGCSQTYTNLRHFKNDLKRCKPHYMIAVPRIWEGFYEGVQKQLRDAPAMKRRLAQFFLSVGQQYVLQRRLLTGLSLTNPHPSGWQKFLARLQTFFLKPLYELGEKRVYSKIREATGGEIKQVISGGGALAPHLDTFYEAINLEVLVGYGLTETAVVLTARRSWANLRGSAGRPIPDTAIKIVDPETKVPLEFGQKGLVMAKGPQVMRGYYNKPEATAKVLDAEGWFDTGDLGYLTPNGDLVLTGRQKDTIVLSNGENIEPQPIEDACVRSPYIDQIMLVGQDQKALGALIVPNLEALEQWVVAKGYRLELPNRPAAAGTGELVTLESKVIIDLYRQELLREVQNRPGYRPDDRIATFRFVLEPFTIENGLLTQTLKIRRHVVSDRYRDMINAMFE, from the coding sequence ATGACCAGTGCGGCCTACACCTACACTCCCCCCGGCGGGCTACCCCAAGATGCGTCCTTACCCGATCACTTTTTGCCCTACAAAACACTCCAGTCACTGCCGGAAATGTGGCCTCTTTTGGCGCAACGCCATGGGGATGTAGTGGCTCTTGATGCCCCCTACGAAGACCCCCCGACTCGCATTACCTACAGTGAACTCTATCAACGCATTCAACGCTTTGCCGCTGGACTACAAGCGCTGGGTGTCGCTGCCGGCGATCGCGTGGCCTTATTTGCGGACAATAGTCCCCGCTGGCTGATTGCCGATCAAGGCAGCATGATGGCCGGTGCCATTAATGTCGTGCGCAGTGGTACCGCAGAAGCTCAAGAACTCCTCTACATTTTGCGTGACAGTGGTTCAACCCTGCTGCTGATTGAAAACTTGGCTACCCTGCGCAAGCTCCAAGAGGGTTTAGCAGATACACAGGTGGCAACGGTTGTTCTCTTGAGTGCCGAACCCCCAGAACTTGAGCATTTTCCCCTGCGGCTTTTGAACTTTGGCCAAGTCTTTACCGAAGGACAATATGGCACCGTGCGGGCGGTAGCCATTACCCCCGATGACTTAGCAACGCTGATGTACACCTCTGGTACCACGGGGCAACCCAAGGGCGTAATGGTCACCCATGGGGGGTTACTGAGTCAAATCGTCAATCTTTGGGCTATTGTGCAACCGCAGGTGGGCGATCGCATCCTCAGTATCTTGCCCATTTGGCACGCCTATGAGCGGGTGGCCGAGTACTTTCTCTTTGCCTGTGGCTGTAGCCAAACCTATACCAACCTGCGTCACTTCAAGAATGACTTAAAACGGTGTAAGCCCCACTACATGATTGCTGTACCTCGGATCTGGGAAGGGTTTTACGAAGGGGTGCAAAAGCAACTGCGGGATGCCCCAGCCATGAAACGGCGTCTTGCCCAGTTTTTCCTCAGTGTCGGCCAGCAATATGTGCTGCAACGGCGACTGCTCACCGGCCTCAGTCTGACCAACCCCCATCCCAGTGGTTGGCAAAAATTTCTTGCCCGTCTGCAAACTTTCTTCCTCAAGCCCCTCTACGAGCTGGGGGAGAAGCGGGTCTATAGCAAAATTCGTGAAGCCACGGGCGGTGAAATTAAACAGGTGATCAGTGGTGGCGGTGCCCTCGCTCCCCATTTGGATACATTCTATGAAGCCATCAACCTAGAAGTGCTGGTGGGCTATGGCCTCACGGAAACGGCCGTGGTGCTGACTGCTCGCCGCTCTTGGGCGAATCTTCGCGGATCGGCTGGCCGTCCGATTCCCGATACTGCGATTAAAATTGTTGATCCAGAAACCAAGGTTCCCCTTGAGTTTGGCCAAAAGGGACTGGTGATGGCTAAAGGGCCACAGGTAATGCGTGGCTATTACAACAAACCGGAGGCCACTGCTAAGGTACTGGATGCTGAAGGCTGGTTTGACACCGGCGACTTGGGCTACCTGACGCCCAATGGGGATCTGGTACTGACGGGGCGGCAGAAGGACACGATTGTACTCAGCAACGGTGAAAATATTGAACCGCAGCCTATTGAGGATGCCTGTGTTCGCAGCCCCTACATTGATCAAATCATGCTCGTGGGACAGGATCAAAAGGCGCTTGGTGCCCTGATTGTGCCCAATTTAGAGGCTTTGGAGCAGTGGGTCGTTGCCAAGGGATACCGACTGGAGTTGCCCAACCGACCGGCAGCGGCAGGCACTGGTGAGCTAGTGACGCTGGAGAGCAAAGTCATTATTGATCTCTACCGCCAAGAACTGCTGCGGGAAGTGCAAAATCGCCCCGGCTATCGCCCAGATGATCGCATTGCCACGTTTCGCTTTGTCCTCGAACCCTTTACGATAGAGAATGGTCTTTTGACCCAAACCCTAAAAATTCGTCGTCATGTCGTGAGCGATCGCTACCGCGATATGATTAACGCCATGTTTGAGTAA
- a CDS encoding YlqD family protein, with amino-acid sequence MTDPMDTKLLLRRQIMVKAIVTPEWKDDAQRQLQAQLNQVDSQIQQLDFQLQQVIDELRRSNEAVDVVNARIQEVQGQANNQKAQLLQQKNLILQQLDQVQRLEMGQEVDQGQVDNFFYVTKGDNLIQKMQVEILLRNGVIEEIRGTL; translated from the coding sequence ATGACAGACCCTATGGATACTAAACTGCTCCTGCGGCGCCAGATTATGGTGAAAGCAATCGTTACTCCCGAGTGGAAAGACGATGCCCAAAGGCAGCTTCAGGCACAACTTAATCAAGTGGATAGCCAAATTCAGCAGTTGGATTTTCAATTGCAGCAGGTGATTGATGAGCTGCGCAGAAGTAATGAAGCAGTGGATGTGGTCAATGCCCGCATTCAAGAGGTTCAAGGGCAAGCCAACAACCAAAAGGCACAACTCTTGCAGCAAAAAAATCTGATTCTTCAACAATTGGATCAGGTGCAACGCCTAGAAATGGGTCAAGAAGTGGATCAAGGTCAGGTGGATAATTTCTTCTATGTCACCAAAGGAGACAACCTGATCCAAAAAATGCAGGTGGAAATTCTCCTGCGCAACGGCGTCATCGAAGAAATTCGCGGCACGCTCTAA
- a CDS encoding dihydrolipoamide acetyltransferase family protein, producing the protein MIRELFMPALSSTMTEGKIVSWVKSPGDKVAKGETVLIVESDKADMDVESFYDGYLAVITVPAGEVAPVGSTIGLVAETEAEIAEAQAKAKSLGATTSSTTSSTVPASTPAAATSNGSGTAPPTSAAAVPPGRVIASPRARKLAKEHKIDLQTLKGTGPNGRITAADVEALIGAPAAPVTPVATPSAPPATAPVVAKEDLVPLTTLQNAVVRNMVASLGIPDFHVAYTITTDALDRLYQQIKSKGVTMTALLAKAIALTLQKHPIMNAYYTEQGIQYRRDINIAVAVAMPGGGLITPVLKNADQIDIYSLSRTWKDLVERARAKQLQPEEYSTGTFSLSNLGMFGVDSFDAILTPGQGAIMAVGASRPTVVATEDGLLGVKRQMKVNITCDHRVIYGADAAAFLQDLAKLIETNPQALTL; encoded by the coding sequence ATGATTCGTGAACTGTTCATGCCTGCCCTCAGCTCCACCATGACCGAAGGGAAAATTGTCTCTTGGGTGAAATCTCCCGGCGATAAGGTGGCCAAAGGGGAAACCGTGCTGATTGTGGAATCCGACAAGGCCGATATGGATGTGGAGTCGTTTTACGACGGCTATTTGGCAGTGATTACCGTGCCTGCTGGCGAAGTGGCACCCGTCGGTTCCACCATTGGTCTTGTGGCAGAAACAGAAGCAGAAATTGCTGAAGCACAGGCAAAGGCCAAGTCCCTTGGGGCGACTACCAGTTCTACGACAAGTTCTACGGTACCGGCCTCGACCCCCGCTGCGGCCACGAGTAATGGCTCCGGAACGGCTCCTCCCACCAGTGCTGCCGCTGTACCGCCTGGGCGAGTGATTGCGTCCCCCCGTGCCCGCAAATTGGCCAAGGAACACAAAATTGATTTGCAGACGCTCAAGGGAACGGGGCCCAATGGTCGGATTACCGCCGCTGATGTGGAAGCCCTGATTGGTGCGCCTGCAGCCCCCGTCACACCAGTAGCAACACCTTCTGCTCCCCCTGCGACTGCTCCAGTTGTGGCTAAGGAAGACTTGGTGCCCCTGACAACGCTACAAAATGCCGTTGTGCGGAATATGGTGGCCAGCCTTGGCATTCCCGACTTTCATGTGGCCTACACGATTACAACGGATGCCTTGGATCGGCTGTACCAGCAAATCAAATCCAAAGGGGTGACAATGACGGCGCTCTTGGCTAAGGCGATCGCCCTGACGCTGCAAAAACACCCCATTATGAATGCCTATTACACGGAGCAAGGGATTCAATACCGTCGCGACATTAACATTGCTGTGGCTGTGGCGATGCCGGGGGGGGGTCTGATTACACCGGTGCTGAAGAATGCGGATCAAATTGACATCTACAGCCTCTCGCGTACTTGGAAAGACTTGGTGGAGCGGGCACGCGCCAAGCAACTGCAACCCGAGGAGTACAGCACGGGCACCTTTAGTCTCTCGAACCTCGGCATGTTTGGCGTTGACTCCTTTGATGCCATTCTCACGCCCGGTCAAGGGGCGATTATGGCGGTGGGGGCATCGCGGCCGACGGTCGTTGCCACAGAGGATGGCCTGCTGGGGGTAAAACGGCAAATGAAGGTGAATATCACCTGCGATCACCGCGTGATCTATGGTGCCGATGCCGCCGCTTTCCTTCAGGATTTGGCGAAACTGATTGAAACCAATCCCCAAGCACTGACGCTCTAG
- a CDS encoding energy-coupling factor ABC transporter ATP-binding protein has protein sequence MTTLLEIRDLHFGYGATPSLLQGIDLTVKAGDRLGIIGDNGSGKTTLLLLCAAVLKPQRGTITCLGQSVVAGQFQPAVGVVLQQPADQLIGATVAEDVAFGPENLGCPTSEVQQRVQQALAITRTAHLAGRVPHQLSGGEQRMVAIAGVLAMQPQLILYDEPTAFLDQRSCGTLIEFLRADTTPGIIVSHDPAFLRTVCTQILLLESGHLHPLAL, from the coding sequence GTGACTACCCTGTTGGAAATCAGGGATCTGCATTTTGGCTATGGGGCAACGCCCTCGCTACTGCAAGGGATTGATCTGACCGTAAAGGCGGGCGATCGCCTTGGCATTATTGGTGACAATGGCTCTGGCAAAACCACACTCCTGCTTCTCTGTGCTGCTGTTCTCAAGCCACAGCGGGGAACGATTACCTGCTTGGGACAGTCAGTGGTGGCTGGACAGTTTCAACCAGCGGTGGGCGTTGTGTTGCAGCAGCCGGCGGATCAATTAATTGGCGCGACTGTGGCCGAGGATGTTGCCTTTGGTCCTGAAAACTTGGGCTGTCCAACCTCAGAAGTCCAGCAGCGAGTGCAGCAAGCCTTGGCCATTACTAGAACTGCCCATTTGGCGGGTCGTGTGCCCCATCAATTGTCGGGAGGAGAACAACGCATGGTGGCGATCGCGGGCGTTTTGGCGATGCAGCCCCAGTTGATTCTCTACGATGAACCCACGGCCTTTCTGGATCAGCGGAGTTGTGGCACGTTAATCGAGTTTTTGCGAGCAGATACTACCCCCGGTATCATCGTTAGCCATGACCCTGCATTTTTACGCACTGTCTGTACGCAAATTTTGCTCCTAGAGTCAGGACATCTCCATCCACTGGCGTTGTAA
- a CDS encoding glycoside hydrolase family 10 protein: MLHRRVWLLFFLFCWSLCWTIWPVQAQTSTLIRGVWLTTNDLPILRDRPRLQATLNDLQRLNFNTLYPVVWNSGYVSFPSATARNLGIQPFVLRGIQDYDILWELTQQAHCRNLLVIPWFEFGFMVPETSELALAHPDWLTQGINGQTTRLTAAGEVAWLNPFHPQVQEFLTNIVLEVLRQYPVDGVQFDDHLSLPVEFGYDTYTRALYQQETQKPVPDNPRDPDWMRWRANKLTAFVQTLRQRVKQEFPNAIFSVSPTTLPTAYQSFLQDWPQWVALGLLDEVIVQVYRYNLPSFVQQLTQPEILHAQAKIPTAVGVLTGLRTNPVPIELVDAKVEAALRSGLGVSFFSFETLWERAPDPRDRRQNTILFHFRQPLPRRLFAQACPKA; the protein is encoded by the coding sequence ATGCTGCATCGTCGCGTTTGGCTGTTGTTCTTTCTCTTTTGCTGGAGTTTGTGTTGGACGATTTGGCCGGTACAGGCGCAAACCTCAACGCTGATTCGCGGCGTCTGGCTGACAACCAATGATTTACCGATCCTGCGCGATCGCCCTCGGTTGCAGGCAACCCTCAATGATTTACAGCGGCTGAACTTCAACACCCTCTACCCCGTTGTTTGGAACTCTGGCTATGTCAGTTTCCCCAGTGCCACAGCAAGAAATCTGGGAATCCAGCCCTTTGTACTGCGGGGCATCCAAGACTACGACATTCTCTGGGAACTCACACAACAGGCGCACTGCCGTAATCTCTTGGTTATTCCTTGGTTTGAATTTGGCTTCATGGTTCCCGAAACCTCAGAACTCGCCCTTGCTCATCCCGACTGGCTCACCCAAGGCATCAATGGTCAAACCACTCGCTTGACGGCGGCCGGGGAAGTGGCGTGGCTCAATCCCTTTCATCCGCAAGTCCAAGAATTTCTCACCAATATTGTTCTTGAGGTATTGCGACAGTACCCAGTGGATGGTGTGCAGTTTGATGACCACCTCAGCCTGCCCGTGGAGTTTGGCTACGATACCTATACCCGTGCCCTCTATCAGCAGGAAACCCAAAAGCCCGTTCCCGATAATCCTCGGGATCCAGACTGGATGCGCTGGCGTGCTAACAAACTCACCGCCTTTGTGCAAACGTTGCGGCAGCGGGTGAAGCAAGAATTTCCCAATGCCATTTTTTCCGTCTCGCCGACCACATTGCCAACAGCGTACCAAAGCTTCCTGCAAGATTGGCCGCAGTGGGTCGCCCTCGGACTCCTCGATGAAGTGATTGTGCAAGTCTATCGCTACAATCTTCCCAGCTTTGTGCAGCAGTTAACCCAACCGGAGATACTCCACGCCCAAGCCAAAATTCCCACCGCCGTTGGCGTCCTCACGGGACTGCGTACTAACCCTGTGCCCATTGAACTGGTGGATGCCAAGGTGGAAGCCGCCCTGCGATCGGGACTGGGGGTGTCCTTTTTCTCCTTTGAGACGCTGTGGGAACGGGCGCCGGATCCCCGCGATCGCCGTCAAAACACGATTCTTTTTCACTTTCGCCAGCCCCTACCGAGGCGATTGTTTGCTCAAGCGTGCCCGAAGGCCTAG
- the ilvB gene encoding biosynthetic-type acetolactate synthase large subunit produces MQATGAYILIDTLCRHGVKHIFGYPGGAILPIYDELYRAESKGIIQHILVRHEQGAAHAADGYARATGQVGVCFGTSGPGATNLVTGIATAHMDSIPLLVITGQVPRSAIGTDAFQETDIFGITLPIVKHSYVVRAAKDMARIVAEAIYIATTGRPGPVLVDIPKDVGLEVCEYEPIEPGQVKLRGYRPTIRGNARQIAQAVQLIREAKRPLLYVGGGAITAGAHEEVLRLAELFQIPVTTTLMGKGAFPESHPLSVGMLGMHGTAYANFAVSECDLLIAVGARFDDRVTGKLDEFASRAKVIHIDIDPAEVGKNRVPEVPIVGSVKPVLQQLLKHIEDSGEAVEPATQAWLERIKVWKEDYPLVVPQPSGELSPQEVIVAFGRHAPDAYYTTDVGQHQMWAAQFLKNGPRRWISSAGLGTMGFGMPAAMGVKVALPDQQVICISGDASFQMNSQELATLAQYGIAVKTVIINNFWQGMVRQWQQAFYEERYSHSNMAKGMPDFVKLAEAYGVKGLRVSDRHNLDAIVQEVLAYDGPVLLDAHVTRDENCYPMVAPGKPNSQMLGLPERKVLEKAAELIYCANCGAKTISTHRFCPECGSKL; encoded by the coding sequence GTGCAAGCAACTGGAGCATACATTCTTATTGATACCCTATGCCGTCACGGCGTTAAGCATATTTTTGGCTATCCTGGTGGAGCAATTTTACCGATTTACGATGAACTGTACCGTGCTGAGTCCAAGGGAATCATTCAGCACATTCTGGTGCGCCACGAACAGGGGGCAGCCCATGCCGCTGACGGTTATGCTCGTGCCACAGGTCAAGTGGGGGTGTGTTTTGGCACGTCAGGGCCGGGGGCAACGAACTTAGTGACAGGCATTGCCACAGCCCACATGGATTCCATTCCACTGCTGGTGATCACAGGTCAGGTGCCTCGCTCTGCCATTGGTACCGATGCCTTTCAGGAAACGGATATCTTTGGCATTACGCTGCCGATTGTTAAGCACTCCTACGTCGTGCGTGCAGCCAAAGACATGGCACGCATTGTTGCTGAAGCGATTTACATTGCCACCACCGGTCGGCCAGGGCCTGTGCTTGTCGATATTCCCAAGGATGTGGGGCTAGAAGTCTGTGAGTATGAACCGATTGAGCCGGGGCAAGTCAAGCTGCGGGGCTATCGTCCCACGATTCGCGGTAATGCCCGTCAAATTGCCCAAGCGGTTCAACTGATCCGTGAGGCCAAGCGACCCTTGCTTTATGTGGGAGGTGGCGCGATTACCGCGGGTGCTCACGAGGAGGTACTGAGGTTAGCTGAGCTATTCCAGATTCCTGTGACAACAACCCTCATGGGTAAGGGGGCGTTTCCTGAGTCCCATCCCCTCTCCGTGGGTATGTTAGGGATGCATGGCACTGCCTATGCCAACTTTGCCGTCAGTGAATGTGATCTACTGATTGCTGTGGGGGCGCGGTTTGACGATCGCGTGACCGGTAAGCTGGATGAATTTGCCTCCCGCGCTAAGGTGATTCACATTGACATTGATCCTGCCGAGGTAGGCAAAAACCGTGTGCCGGAGGTGCCAATTGTTGGTAGTGTTAAACCCGTTCTCCAGCAGCTCCTCAAGCATATTGAAGACAGTGGGGAAGCTGTTGAACCCGCCACCCAAGCGTGGCTAGAGCGCATCAAGGTCTGGAAGGAGGACTATCCCCTTGTCGTACCGCAGCCCAGTGGTGAACTCTCGCCCCAAGAGGTGATTGTTGCCTTTGGTCGCCATGCGCCTGATGCCTACTACACAACTGATGTGGGTCAGCACCAGATGTGGGCGGCGCAATTCTTGAAAAATGGCCCTCGGCGTTGGATCTCCAGTGCCGGCTTGGGCACAATGGGCTTTGGCATGCCCGCAGCAATGGGGGTGAAGGTGGCGTTACCGGATCAACAGGTCATCTGTATTAGTGGCGATGCCAGTTTCCAGATGAATTCCCAAGAGTTGGCCACATTGGCGCAGTACGGTATTGCTGTCAAGACGGTGATTATTAACAATTTTTGGCAGGGAATGGTGCGGCAGTGGCAGCAGGCCTTTTACGAAGAGCGTTATTCCCATTCCAATATGGCCAAGGGGATGCCCGACTTTGTGAAACTAGCGGAGGCTTACGGCGTTAAGGGATTGCGGGTGAGCGATCGCCACAATTTGGATGCGATTGTCCAAGAGGTTTTGGCCTACGATGGCCCTGTGCTCCTCGATGCCCATGTCACCCGCGATGAAAACTGTTATCCGATGGTGGCTCCCGGTAAGCCCAACTCCCAAATGCTAGGGCTGCCAGAACGCAAGGTGCTGGAAAAGGCTGCTGAATTGATCTACTGCGCCAACTGTGGGGCAAAAACTATCTCTACCCACCGCTTCTGTCCGGAGTGCGGCAGTAAGCTCTAG
- the accB gene encoding acetyl-CoA carboxylase biotin carboxyl carrier protein: MELDLNQVRELLLMFDQTSVTELNLKSGELELQLRKREQLSGSAPVVVAPAPASTITPTPAPSPAVPPDPEPTPPPANRKTVDIVAPMVGTFYRAPAPDEPPFVEVGDTVKKGQVVCIIEAMKLMNEIEAEVNGQVVEILVQNAEPIEYGQTLMRILPN; the protein is encoded by the coding sequence GTGGAGCTTGACCTCAACCAAGTACGCGAACTGCTACTAATGTTTGACCAAACCAGCGTCACCGAACTCAACCTTAAGAGTGGCGAACTGGAACTTCAACTCCGCAAGCGTGAGCAGCTCAGTGGCAGCGCCCCCGTGGTTGTGGCTCCAGCTCCTGCATCAACCATCACGCCCACACCTGCGCCTTCACCAGCCGTTCCTCCTGATCCAGAACCAACGCCACCCCCTGCCAATCGTAAAACCGTGGATATCGTGGCACCAATGGTCGGAACATTTTATCGTGCCCCCGCTCCCGATGAACCCCCCTTTGTCGAAGTAGGTGACACAGTCAAAAAAGGCCAAGTGGTTTGCATTATTGAAGCCATGAAGCTGATGAATGAAATTGAAGCCGAAGTCAATGGCCAAGTGGTGGAAATTCTGGTGCAAAATGCTGAACCAATTGAGTATGGCCAAACCTTAATGCGCATTTTACCTAACTAA
- the efp gene encoding elongation factor P: protein MISSNDFRPGVSIELDGAVWRVVEFLHVKPGKGSAFVRTKLKNVQTGNVIERTFRAGETVPQATLEKRTMQHTYKDGEDYVFMDMESYEEARLTPAQVGDRAKYLKEGMEVNIVKWGEQVLEVELPNSVVLEVVQTDPGVKGDTATGGSKPAIVETGAQVMVPLFISVGERIRIDTRSDTYLGRE, encoded by the coding sequence ATGATTTCCAGTAATGATTTTCGCCCCGGTGTAAGTATTGAGCTGGATGGTGCCGTCTGGCGAGTCGTCGAATTTTTGCACGTCAAACCTGGTAAAGGCTCAGCCTTTGTGCGCACAAAGCTAAAAAATGTGCAAACGGGCAACGTGATTGAGCGCACCTTCCGCGCTGGCGAGACCGTTCCCCAAGCCACCCTTGAAAAACGCACCATGCAGCATACCTACAAAGATGGCGAAGACTATGTCTTTATGGACATGGAAAGCTATGAGGAGGCTCGCCTCACGCCCGCACAAGTGGGCGATCGCGCCAAGTATCTCAAAGAAGGTATGGAAGTCAATATCGTCAAGTGGGGCGAGCAAGTCCTTGAGGTGGAGCTACCCAATTCCGTTGTTCTCGAAGTGGTGCAAACCGATCCCGGCGTTAAAGGGGATACCGCCACGGGTGGATCAAAACCCGCCATTGTCGAAACCGGTGCCCAAGTCATGGTACCGTTATTTATCTCCGTAGGCGAGCGGATTCGCATTGATACTCGCTCAGATACGTATCTTGGCCGCGAATAG
- a CDS encoding NifU family protein, which yields MAATLELSQENVEKVLDELRPYLMADGGNVELVEIEGPVVRLRLQGACGSCPSSTMTLRMGIERKLKEAIPEIAEVQQVL from the coding sequence ATGGCTGCAACCCTTGAATTGAGTCAAGAAAACGTCGAAAAAGTCCTTGATGAACTCCGCCCCTATTTGATGGCCGATGGCGGTAATGTCGAACTCGTGGAAATTGAAGGGCCTGTGGTACGACTGCGCCTACAGGGTGCCTGTGGTTCCTGCCCCAGTTCGACGATGACGCTGCGCATGGGTATTGAGCGCAAGTTGAAGGAAGCCATTCCCGAGATTGCTGAAGTCCAGCAGGTTCTTTAA
- a CDS encoding CRR6 family NdhI maturation factor produces the protein MAIAIELTPEQIDRLDLSPLRKVLDPLIAEQRLLDHHQALRFRIDYPRPADEPDLELSELAPVRLWFIRADVCYPWLPYLLDWSAGELVRYGAMLVPHEFHPQQGIIFNPQALDIFVMTKVFTLWQWLQGQGYPAAEKIKGMAAMFGYELDAALFTLLQ, from the coding sequence GTGGCGATCGCGATCGAGTTAACCCCAGAGCAGATTGATCGTCTGGACTTATCTCCCCTGCGAAAGGTTCTTGATCCCCTGATTGCAGAGCAGCGACTTTTAGATCATCATCAAGCGTTGCGTTTTAGGATTGACTATCCTCGGCCAGCGGATGAGCCTGATCTGGAGCTTTCGGAATTAGCCCCTGTGCGCCTCTGGTTCATTCGTGCCGATGTCTGCTACCCGTGGCTACCCTACTTACTGGATTGGTCAGCGGGTGAGTTAGTGCGTTATGGGGCGATGCTCGTACCCCACGAATTTCATCCGCAGCAGGGTATTATCTTCAACCCCCAAGCCCTTGATATTTTTGTGATGACGAAGGTGTTTACCCTTTGGCAGTGGCTTCAGGGACAGGGCTATCCCGCGGCTGAAAAGATTAAGGGAATGGCGGCGATGTTTGGCTATGAGCTAGATGCAGCTCTTTTTACACTGCTGCAATAA